From the genome of Pseudomonas sp. FP453:
GGGCCGGATGGCTACTTGTATGTGCTGACGGATGAGGATGATGGCGTGTTGTACCGCGTGGGCCTGAATCAGGACTGAGCGGGCAGCCGCAAGCTTGAAGCTTCAAGCTTGCGGCTACAGGCTAAAGCCCCAAGTCCGACAGCCCCGGATGATCATCCGGGCGCCGCCCCAGCGGCCAGTGGAACTTGCGCTCGCTCGCCTGGATCGGCAGGTCGTTGATGCAGGCAAACCGATTGGCCATCAGGCCGTTTTCATCGAACTCCCAGTTCTCGTTGCCGTAGGAGCGGAACCAGTTGCCCGAGTCGTCATGCCACTCGTAGGCATAACGCACGGCGATGCGGTTGTCGGTGAAGGCCCACAGTTCCTTGATCAGGCGGTAGTCCAGCTCCTTGGCCCATTTACGCGTGAGAAAGTCCTTGGCTTGCTCGCGGCCGTGGGCAAACTCGGCGCGGTTGCGCCAGCGGGTGTCCAGCGTGTAGGCCAGGGACACCCGTTGCGGGTCGCGGGAGTTCCAGCCGTCTTCGGCCAGGCGCACTTTCTCGATGGCCGATGCGCGGGTAAAGGGCGGCAAGGGTGGGCGTACATCGATGTCTGATGACATTGGCATGCTCCTTAAAACAATAAGGGATTATCGGAAAGTTGCCTGGCTTATGGGCTCAAAGCGCCAATAACGTTCGCGCCATGCATTGCGCATTATCGGCCGCGGTTGAATCACCCATCACCAGGGCAACGGTAATGGCGCCATCGATCAGGATCAGCAGTTGCGCGGCCTGCTGTCGCGGGTCGGGGGTGCCATGTGCGTGACACAGTTCAAGTGCGTACTCGAACAGTTTCTGTTTATGGGCCTTGGCCAGCAGGCGCACCGGGTCTTGTGGGTCGCCGGTTTCACCGCTGGTGTTGATAAAGGCGCAGCCGCGAAAGTCGGCGGAACCGAACCACGCCTTGAGGGCGTCGAACAGCGCCAACAGGCGTTCGCCACTGCCTTCCTGGCGCTCCACTTGCGTGCGCAACCATTGCAGCCAGCGCTCGTCGCGGCGCTGCAAGGCGGCAATCACCAATTCGTCTTTGTTGGCGAAGTAACGGTAGATACTTTTTCTCGAGACGCCGGCGGTTTTCACCAGGAAGTCCATGCCGGTGGCGGCGATGCCATGGCGATAGATCAACTTTTCGGTAACGTCGAGGATAATGTCGCGGGTCATGTCGTTCATGTGGCGAACAGTAGAACGATCGTTCTTCTTGGTCAATTAAATTTTTCCATGCGCCGCCGCAAGACCTGAGCACCCCCATGGTGTAAGCTCGGTGCCTCTTCGGATTCGACCCATTGCGAGCCCTATGCCGTCGTTCTTCAAACGCTCCCTGTTGCCCAAACTGCGCGGTTTCCCCCTCACTCCCGACGCGATTGACGTGCTGTCCGGCGCCGATGAATATCGTCGCTGCCTGCTGCGCCTGATCCCCCAGGCGACGCGGCGCATCTACATCGTTGCGCTGTACTTGCAGCACGACGAAGCCGGGCAGGAAATCTACGACGCCCTGCACGCCGCCAAGGCTGCGCGGCCGGAGCTGGACATCGTCGTGGTGGTTGACTGGCTGCGCGCCCAACGCGGGCTGATCGGTGCAGGCAAGCAACCGGGCAACAGCGCCTGGTACCAGGCCATGACCGAACGCCACGCCAGTGAAGTGCCGGTGTACGGCGTGCCGGTGCAGACCCGCGAGCTGTTCGGCGTGCTGCACCTCAAGGGCTTTGTGATCGACGACACCGTGCTGTACAGCGGCGCGAGCCTGAACAATGTGTACCTGCACAAGTTCGACAAGTACCGCTTCGACCGCTACCACTTGATCCACAGCCAGCCGCTGGCCGATTCGATGCAGCATCTGATCGAGCATGGCCTGGTGGCGTCCAAGGCCGTGCATCGCCTCGACCTGCCGAACCCGCCCACCACCCGCAGCCTGCGCAACGACATCGGCGACTTGCGCAGCCGCCTGAAACACGCGGCCTATGACACCACGGCGGGCCAACTGCCCAATGGCCACCTGTCGGTCAGCCCGCTGCTGGGAGTGGGCAAGAACAACCCCTTGAGCCGGGTGATCCTGGAACTGATCGCCAGTGCCCAGCAGCAACTGACCATCTGCACCCCCTATTTCAACCTGCCGCTGCCGGTGACCCGCGAGATCAATCGCGCCCTGGCCCGTGGGGTGAAAATCGACATCATCGTCGGCGACAAGACCGCCAACGACTTCTACATCCCGCCCAGCGAGCCGTTCAAGGTGATCGCGGCGTTGCCCTACCTGTATGAGATCAGCCTGCGTCGCTTTGCCAAGCGCCATCAGCCGATGCTCGACAGTGGCCAGTTGAACCTGCACCTGTGGCGCGACGGGGATAACACCTACCACCTCAAGGGCATGTGGGTCGACCAGCGCTATACGTTGCTGACGGGCAACAACCTCAACCCGCGGGCGTTCCGCCTGGACCTGGAAAACGCCTTGCTGATCGATGATCCCCAGGGCCAATGGCTGGAGCCGCGACGCACCGAGCTCGCGCAGATATTCCAGCACGCCACGCGCATCGAGCGTTATCAGCAGTTGCAAACCCTGGTGGATTACCCGGCGGCGGTCGGCAAGTTTTTACGGCGTGTCAGCCGCGTGCGCATTGAGCGGTTGCTGTACCGAATTCTTTAGGCCCAGGCTCAGCCATGGCCGTCAACCGATTGAGAATTTGCTTACCCTTTGCATTCGGCTTGTCTTGTACGTTTTCTATTGACAGTTCTTAAGGACAAGAACTCTCGCCACTTCACTGGTTAGAGAGCAATAGAAATGTCGTCAATCCATGTCAACAGTGCGGATACCGCTTTCAACAGGTTGTTCCGCGCCCCGCAGCCCCCCGCACCGTCTGCGCAAAGCCGTCCTGAGACGGCGCCTGCCGATCGTCTGTCTGGGCCGCCACCCAATACCGCAGCCTTGCAGCACGAGGGGCGACCACAGACGAAAACAAACCGGTCCAAACGTGACGCTACCACTCCAGGCATCGAGCCGACTTCCGGGAGTGTCACGGCCAGCCGTCTTTTCCCTGCCAGCGATGTCGCGCAATCAGCGGACGTTACGTTGCAGGAAAACATGGTGCATTGGTTGAACACGGGCCACGCAAAAGAAGAACTCATCCCACCAAACGCATCCATCTCGTCATTTCTCGAGATGTACGACCAAGCGATCAAGGAGCCGCCCATCCAGGCCTGGTTCAAATCCAAGGGGCTCAAATTGT
Proteins encoded in this window:
- a CDS encoding TetR/AcrR family transcriptional regulator; translated protein: MNDMTRDIILDVTEKLIYRHGIAATGMDFLVKTAGVSRKSIYRYFANKDELVIAALQRRDERWLQWLRTQVERQEGSGERLLALFDALKAWFGSADFRGCAFINTSGETGDPQDPVRLLAKAHKQKLFEYALELCHAHGTPDPRQQAAQLLILIDGAITVALVMGDSTAADNAQCMARTLLAL
- the pssA gene encoding CDP-diacylglycerol--serine O-phosphatidyltransferase codes for the protein MPSFFKRSLLPKLRGFPLTPDAIDVLSGADEYRRCLLRLIPQATRRIYIVALYLQHDEAGQEIYDALHAAKAARPELDIVVVVDWLRAQRGLIGAGKQPGNSAWYQAMTERHASEVPVYGVPVQTRELFGVLHLKGFVIDDTVLYSGASLNNVYLHKFDKYRFDRYHLIHSQPLADSMQHLIEHGLVASKAVHRLDLPNPPTTRSLRNDIGDLRSRLKHAAYDTTAGQLPNGHLSVSPLLGVGKNNPLSRVILELIASAQQQLTICTPYFNLPLPVTREINRALARGVKIDIIVGDKTANDFYIPPSEPFKVIAALPYLYEISLRRFAKRHQPMLDSGQLNLHLWRDGDNTYHLKGMWVDQRYTLLTGNNLNPRAFRLDLENALLIDDPQGQWLEPRRTELAQIFQHATRIERYQQLQTLVDYPAAVGKFLRRVSRVRIERLLYRIL
- a CDS encoding nuclear transport factor 2 family protein, whose product is MSSDIDVRPPLPPFTRASAIEKVRLAEDGWNSRDPQRVSLAYTLDTRWRNRAEFAHGREQAKDFLTRKWAKELDYRLIKELWAFTDNRIAVRYAYEWHDDSGNWFRSYGNENWEFDENGLMANRFACINDLPIQASERKFHWPLGRRPDDHPGLSDLGL